A single region of the Coleofasciculus sp. FACHB-T130 genome encodes:
- a CDS encoding chloride channel protein: protein MSATPLSDVLLAESSAPTSPASRLTKILNRLEPSPESVVLLLAVLIGTGTGMGVVTFHYLIAVIHSLMLEGVMGIIGGWGAWTLACIPILGGLIVGLMRLAWPDFGPSISSLIAAAQGVRELLPLRPVTKMVAAAVSLGSGASLGPEGPSVEIGGNFGMLLGQVLQVSRERQQLLLGAGAAAGLAAGFNAPIAGVFFALEVVLGTTFATSAVSVVLLAAVVASLIAQIGLGAQPAFTLPVYEVRSPLELPLYLGLGVLASLVSLTYTQSIQLARSFFRGQIAGFEWLGKIPRSLCPVIGGACLGLVALQWPQILGIGYETIAAMLQDVDFPLGLLLALLAVKLIVTAISLGSGLVGGIFAPAMFLGASLGAVYGKILAAMLPGAPIQIAAPPAYAMVGMAAVLAGSARAPLTAILLMFELTRDYRIVLPLMAAVGLSIWLVERFKSAPTKGQNLQQLELNVEKDQQLEILQQMLVAEAMQVPGLMLSGSLSVLEAGLALTNGRCRSALVIDDAEQLIGIVTLQDINRAMSTARTPVTAPTETVETNNVLCNVSNNLTSHLAYQPVADICTTEILYANPDESVAEAIDRMAARGLHQLPVVDRDRPQQVLGVLEQEGIALAYSVAATRKTLRRYLPLHPASKELNLPPIKQTV from the coding sequence ATGAGCGCCACTCCATTGTCAGATGTGCTGTTGGCGGAATCATCCGCACCAACTTCTCCGGCTTCTCGTCTTACTAAAATTCTCAATCGACTCGAACCCTCACCCGAAAGCGTCGTCCTGCTGTTGGCTGTACTAATTGGCACCGGCACCGGGATGGGCGTTGTCACGTTTCACTATTTAATCGCTGTCATCCACAGCTTGATGCTGGAAGGGGTGATGGGGATAATTGGAGGCTGGGGTGCCTGGACTTTAGCTTGTATTCCCATTTTGGGAGGATTAATCGTCGGTTTAATGCGTCTTGCTTGGCCCGATTTTGGGCCGAGTATTTCTTCGCTGATTGCCGCTGCCCAAGGCGTTCGAGAGTTGCTACCCCTGCGACCCGTCACCAAGATGGTAGCCGCTGCTGTTTCCCTCGGTAGTGGAGCCTCTTTAGGCCCAGAAGGGCCGAGCGTGGAAATTGGCGGCAATTTTGGAATGCTGCTCGGTCAAGTGCTGCAAGTCTCTAGAGAAAGGCAGCAGTTACTCCTGGGAGCTGGAGCAGCGGCGGGTCTGGCGGCGGGTTTTAATGCCCCGATTGCCGGGGTTTTCTTTGCCTTAGAGGTGGTCTTGGGAACCACCTTTGCAACTTCAGCGGTTAGCGTCGTATTGCTGGCAGCAGTTGTGGCGTCTTTAATTGCTCAGATTGGTTTGGGTGCCCAACCAGCTTTTACGCTGCCCGTCTATGAAGTCCGTAGTCCTCTAGAATTACCGCTTTATCTGGGATTGGGGGTATTAGCAAGTTTGGTGTCGCTGACCTATACCCAGTCAATTCAACTGGCTCGAAGTTTCTTTCGGGGACAGATTGCCGGTTTTGAGTGGCTGGGAAAGATACCGCGATCGCTTTGTCCAGTAATTGGTGGTGCCTGTTTGGGCTTGGTTGCTTTGCAATGGCCCCAAATTCTGGGAATCGGTTACGAAACGATTGCCGCCATGCTTCAGGATGTGGATTTTCCGTTAGGGTTACTCCTCGCCTTGCTAGCGGTTAAGCTGATCGTGACGGCGATTAGTCTGGGTAGCGGTTTGGTGGGGGGTATCTTTGCCCCTGCCATGTTCCTCGGTGCTTCTTTGGGGGCAGTGTATGGAAAAATTCTGGCAGCGATGCTTCCAGGCGCACCAATTCAGATTGCCGCACCTCCAGCTTACGCAATGGTGGGAATGGCAGCCGTTCTTGCTGGCAGCGCTAGGGCACCCCTGACAGCCATACTGTTGATGTTTGAGCTAACGCGCGACTACCGGATTGTTTTGCCGCTGATGGCAGCAGTCGGTTTGAGCATTTGGCTGGTGGAGCGCTTTAAGTCAGCGCCAACGAAAGGTCAAAATCTCCAACAGCTGGAACTCAATGTGGAGAAAGACCAGCAGTTAGAAATTTTGCAACAAATGTTAGTTGCAGAAGCAATGCAAGTACCAGGTTTGATGCTGAGTGGTTCTTTATCAGTATTAGAGGCAGGTTTAGCTTTAACCAATGGTCGCTGCCGCAGTGCTTTAGTCATTGATGATGCCGAGCAGTTAATTGGCATCGTCACTTTACAGGATATTAATCGAGCAATGTCTACAGCTCGAACGCCAGTTACCGCTCCTACTGAAACAGTAGAAACAAACAACGTTCTTTGCAATGTCTCGAACAATTTAACCAGTCATCTGGCTTATCAGCCAGTTGCTGACATCTGTACCACTGAAATTCTGTATGCAAACCCTGATGAATCGGTAGCAGAAGCGATAGACCGGATGGCAGCACGCGGTCTCCACCAGTTACCCGTCGTTGACCGCGATCGCCCCCAACAAGTGTTAGGTGTGCTGGAACAAGAGGGAATCGCTTTAGCTTATAGTGTCGCTGCCACTCGCAAGACACTGCGCCGCTATCTTCCCCTCCATCCAGCGTCGAAAGAGTTAAATTTACCGCCCATCAAGCAAACAGTTTGA
- a CDS encoding AbrB family transcriptional regulator — protein sequence MNKKKKIDPLTGEALVKKVKELENLSKEEKARACGYYTVTKSGVERVNMMKFLNALIDAEGIELDGKQNGNGRGGRSASYKISVQSNGNLLIGSAYTKQMGLRAGDEFEISLGRKHIHLRQLDREEGAEDEELEEAS from the coding sequence ATGAATAAAAAGAAAAAGATCGATCCCTTAACGGGGGAAGCGCTAGTCAAGAAAGTTAAAGAGCTAGAAAACCTCAGCAAAGAAGAAAAGGCTAGAGCCTGCGGTTACTACACTGTTACCAAAAGCGGTGTGGAGCGGGTGAATATGATGAAGTTCCTGAATGCTCTCATTGATGCTGAAGGAATTGAGTTAGACGGCAAACAAAATGGTAACGGACGTGGCGGTCGAAGTGCCAGCTACAAAATTAGCGTGCAATCGAATGGCAACTTACTGATTGGTTCTGCCTACACCAAACAAATGGGTCTAAGGGCAGGGGATGAGTTTGAAATCTCTCTGGGACGGAAGCACATTCATCTGCGGCAACTGGATAGAGAAGAAGGCGCTGAAGACGAAGAATTGGAAGAGGCATCCTAA
- a CDS encoding Rrf2 family transcriptional regulator, producing MKLTTRGHYSVKALLDLSLQPGYGPTSVKAIATRQDLPAPYLEKLLIELRRSGLVQSVRGAQGGYQLSRVPAQISLGQILEAVGETIEPLPRHTPDAELAEDWVTFTLWHRLHQKLKEALYSITLADLYYDARSWQAAQGEETSFVV from the coding sequence ATGAAGCTGACAACCCGCGGACACTACAGTGTTAAAGCACTGCTGGATTTGAGTCTACAACCTGGGTATGGACCAACTTCTGTAAAAGCGATCGCAACTCGGCAAGACTTACCCGCACCCTATCTGGAAAAATTGTTGATAGAGTTACGTCGATCTGGGTTAGTCCAATCAGTTCGAGGTGCCCAGGGGGGGTATCAACTATCCCGCGTCCCAGCACAAATTTCCCTAGGACAAATATTAGAAGCAGTCGGTGAAACAATTGAACCGCTGCCTCGCCATACCCCAGATGCAGAGCTTGCTGAGGATTGGGTAACGTTTACACTTTGGCACCGATTGCATCAAAAACTTAAAGAAGCGTTGTACAGTATTACACTGGCAGACCTTTACTATGACGCTCGCAGTTGGCAAGCAGCCCAAGGCGAAGAAACCAGTTTTGTTGTATAG
- the cbiB gene encoding adenosylcobinamide-phosphate synthase CbiB, whose protein sequence is MTLAVGKQPKAKKPVLLYRNCQRISSSFGVVNFQDLFAAVLLSHSSVLSLAIASLFDYIIGDPWGWPHPVRVMGWLISRYSQMAFQLFSHPLTLRWAGVILGIGLITGSYGMGWLIVHAANWVHPFLGIAIESILLASCFAGRSLRAAAEDVLQPLNENDLVAARSKLSQYVGRDTENLHKTEILRAVLETVTENATDGVMAPLFYAIIGAFLPLLGTVPLALSYKAASTLDSMVGYREAPYTDLGWFSAKLEDILTWLPCRFTVITLALLSRKPGYVWSICQRDATKDPSPNSGWSECAYAAILGVQVGGTNWYRGVAKHKALLGDDLQPINAECIQQALQLTRYNFLIWLGIAIAILLLLGFRNGRSIGINLMTF, encoded by the coding sequence ATGACGCTCGCAGTTGGCAAGCAGCCCAAGGCGAAGAAACCAGTTTTGTTGTATAGAAACTGTCAGCGGATCTCTAGCAGCTTTGGTGTTGTGAATTTCCAAGATTTATTTGCCGCAGTCCTGCTTTCTCATTCCTCAGTCCTATCATTAGCGATCGCTTCCCTTTTTGATTACATCATCGGCGATCCGTGGGGTTGGCCTCACCCAGTCCGAGTCATGGGCTGGCTAATTTCTCGCTACAGCCAGATGGCTTTCCAATTATTTAGTCATCCTCTCACGCTCCGATGGGCTGGAGTAATTTTAGGAATTGGGCTGATAACTGGCAGCTACGGGATGGGGTGGTTAATCGTTCACGCAGCGAACTGGGTGCATCCTTTTTTAGGAATTGCGATAGAAAGTATTTTACTCGCCAGTTGTTTCGCCGGTCGAAGTTTGAGAGCTGCTGCTGAAGATGTCTTGCAACCTCTAAATGAGAACGATCTTGTCGCGGCGCGTTCTAAGTTAAGCCAATATGTAGGGCGTGATACCGAAAATCTTCATAAAACAGAAATTCTTCGGGCTGTTTTGGAAACCGTCACAGAAAATGCTACCGATGGAGTAATGGCACCCCTTTTTTATGCGATTATCGGGGCATTTTTACCTTTACTAGGAACGGTTCCTCTCGCCCTTTCCTATAAAGCCGCCAGTACCCTAGATTCAATGGTCGGCTATCGAGAAGCACCCTACACCGATTTGGGTTGGTTTAGTGCCAAATTAGAAGATATCCTGACTTGGTTGCCCTGCCGATTCACGGTGATTACCTTGGCTTTACTATCTAGAAAACCTGGGTATGTTTGGAGTATTTGTCAACGCGATGCGACGAAAGATCCTAGTCCCAACTCTGGCTGGAGTGAGTGCGCCTATGCGGCAATTTTAGGCGTTCAGGTGGGGGGCACAAATTGGTATCGTGGCGTTGCTAAACACAAAGCCTTACTGGGAGATGACCTCCAGCCTATCAATGCAGAATGCATTCAACAAGCCTTGCAGTTAACACGATATAACTTTTTGATTTGGTTGGGGATAGCGATCGCTATCTTGCTGCTGTTGGGGTTTAGAAATGGGCGCTCGATTGGAATCAACTTGATGACTTTTTAA